A single genomic interval of Lathyrus oleraceus cultivar Zhongwan6 chromosome 7, CAAS_Psat_ZW6_1.0, whole genome shotgun sequence harbors:
- the LOC127104405 gene encoding beta-glucosidase 12, translated as CRDDFRDYAELCFKEFGDRVKHWITINEPWSVSMNAYAFGKFAPGRCSDWLNLNCTGGDSGTEPYLTAHNQLLAHSAAANLYRIKYKSSQRGIIGITLVSHWYEPATTAKADVDASKRGLDFMFGWYMNPLTRGEYPKSMRTLVGKRLPKFSKEESRELKGSFDFLGLNYYSSYYAAHAPRHPNVVQPTIQTDSLINATFEHNGKPLGPMSASSWLCIYPKGLHNLLLYTKKTYEDPVIYITENGRDEFNDPTLSLEESLLDTYRIDYYYRHLYYLETAIRHGVNVKGYFAWSLLDNFEWDSGFSLRFGLVFVDFKDGQKRHPKLSAEWFKNFLVKS; from the exons TGCAGAGATGATTTTAGAGACTATGCTGAACTTTGCTTCAAGGAATTTGGTGATAGAGTGAAACATTGGATTACTATAAATGAACCATGGAGTGTGAGCATGAATGCTTATGCATTCGGAAAGTTCGCACCGGGTCGATGTTCAGATTGGTTAAATCTGAATTGCACAGGAGGTGATTCAGGGACGGAACCATATTTGACTGCACACAACCAGCTTCTTGCTCATTCTGCTGCTGCAAATTTGTACCGGATCAAATATAAG TCATCTCAACGAGGCATAATAGGGATTACCTTAGTCTCACACTGGTATGAGCCGGCCACTACAGCGAAGGCCGATGTTGATGCTTCAAAACGAGGTCTCGACTTCATGTTTGGATG GTATATGAATCCGCTTACAAGAGGCGAATATCCAAAAAGCATGCGAACTTTGGTGGGAAAGAGATTACCAAAGTTCTCAAAAGAAGAGTCAAGGGAACTTAAGGGGTCTTTTGATTTTCTAGGCCTAAACTATTACTCATCCTACTATGCTGCTCATGCACCTCGCCATCCCAATGTCGTGCAACCGACCATACAAACTGATTCTCTTATTAATGCTACAT TTGAACATAATGGCAAGCCTCTCGGTCCAATG TCTGCTTCGAGTTGGTTATGTATTTATCCAAAAGGACTTCATAATCTTTTGCTTTACACCAAGAAAACGTACGAGGACCCTGTAATTTACATTACTGAAAATG GTCGTGATGAGTTCAACGATCCAACATTATCTCTTGAAGAATCTCTCTTAGATACTTATAGGATTGATTACTACTATCGTCATCTTTACTATCTTGAAACTGCAATTAG GCATGGTGTGAATGTAAAAGGATATTTTGCATGGTCATTGTTGGATAACTTTGAATGGGATTCTGGCTTTAGCTTGAGATTTGGACTCGTCTTCGTTGATTTTAAAGACGGTCAGAAAAGACACCCAAAGCTTTCTGCTGAATGGTTCAAGAATTTTCTCGTTAAATCTTAG